The Leisingera sp. M658 genome segment CCGGTACCCGAGCGAATTCATTACGTTCGCACCGGGGCGTTTTTTGAAACATCAGCTATTCGCGCGCTTAGAGATCGATTGGATGAACTGATCCGTGAGCCGGTAGACTGCGAGAACAAGCTTGTATTCATAACCGCCCCGGCTGGGATGGGATTGACCCGAATTATCAAGCAATTTGCAGCACAGCACCCCCCAAAGACGAGTAGGCGACGCGGCAGGCACACGGTTCCGCTCGTGAACCAGCTCATCCATCCGAGCGGTGACTTCATTGACTATTGCGATGCACTCCGCACGAACCTCGACATTCCAGGATACGGCGCAATGACACGCCGATCCTCTTACCCAAAGACCCTCGAGTTATTAGGGCATTTGAAAACGCGGCTCGTAATCTTGGAGGATTTTCACCGCGCCTACAGTTTTCAAAAACATCAATTGATATCGTATCAGAATTACGTCCACTACCTGATTTCCGAATACGATATCAGGGTCATCCTTACAGGAGCTCCGCGCATATGGCGATGGGCATTGGAAGACGAACAGACTTTAGGGCGATCAGTTCACCTTCAGTATCGGGCCTGGACACCAAGCGAGGATGACTTCATCGAGTTTCTTGAAGGGTTTGAACGATGGTGTCCGGTTAGAGAAGAGGGGGCTCTGTCGCGCGATCCCAAACTTCGCAAGGCAATTATCAGCCGGACCCATGGTATCTGCAAAAGCGTGATGCAAGTGCTCACCGGCCTTGCAATTTATGCGATTGTGTCTGGCAGTGAGCGCCTGGATTTCGACACGTGGATAAGCTTTCGGGACCAAGGGCTATCGATATGAGCGTCACACCCTATGCGATGGAAAGCCTGACTTCATTCGTAAGCCGCGCGGCTGCAATGCATTCGACTGATCCCCGGTCCTACCTTCGCAGGCTCTTTCCGTCAGATAGCTACCAGGACATCGCAAGATTTCCTGAAGATCTGGACGCACTAGATCAAGGTGCCATTCTAGCTGGTCTGAACAATGCGCTGGACTCTGCGAAGCGCAGGCTGGAATTGCTCACCTTCCCCGGCGCAAAACCTGGCGTTCATACCAAGTGGTTGAGGCGGGCAGGTGGGATTCATTTGGGTTTTGACCAATTCAGCACGACACCCTCTTTCGCGTGGTGTCCACGTTGCCTTCTCCGCGACCAACTCGATGGCCACGATCAATTCATGCGATTGTCTTGGAGGTTGATCACACAGACGTTTTGCCTAGTTCATAGGAGACCGCTTACCACTCATTGCCTGGCCTGCTATGATTGCGAGGCAGAGACGGCATTCGTTTTCGACGGCGCCAACGTTGTGCTCGCGTGTAGCGCATGCGGCTCACTCTATTCGACGCAGCTTGGCCTGCCTGATATGTCTGCCTCGACCACTCTGCGACTGCATAACAACCGGCGTGTACAGATTGCTTGGAATGGGGCAATCCAACTGGAAATGGCACTCGAAAGGAGCCTGTCGGAGCGGTCTAAAACCAAGAACAAAAGTGAATTCCTTGACTTTGTTATGGCTTTTGCAAACGTGCTGTTGAAATCCGGTCGGGGCGGGAGGGCGCCGATTGATCTCTTTTCCAGTGTTGCGTTCCCATCGCGGCCAAACCCGCATAACATCACGTCAATGGATCGGCCTTACCGAGCATCTTCGATCGCAGTTACCCGCAAAACACACGGTTTCATCGCAACCATTTTGAAGCGCCGCGTGAACCTGTTCTCAATAAAGGGCGTGCATGAGAAACGTTGGGGTAGGGAGCCCTCAATGCAAGAGCTACGATCCGAACTCGAGCCGGATCAGAACGATGAGCTCGATCAGTTACTATTGAGATTTCCTGCAAAATGGTTCTGAGGGCTTCGGGCGTATTCCGTTGAAAAACTCCTTCTTGATTGAGATGCCCGCGGCTGGTTCAATTCCCTCATTAGGTGGGAGGATCGGCGATGATGGGACCGCGGCAAGAGGCGCAACCGGCGCTATTTTACGAGTTCTCGCTCGAGGATCATGTCCCGCAAAACCATTTCCTGCGCTCCATCGACCGGTTTGTGGATCTGTCCGGGATCCGCAGCTACCTTGCCGGTTTCTACAGCCATACAGGTCGGCCTTCGATTGATCCCGAGCTGCTGATCCGCATGTTGCTGGTCGGCTATTGCTTCGGCATCCGGTCGGAACGGCGGCTGTGTGAAGAGGTCCACCTGAACCTCGCCTATCGCTGGTTCTGCCGCCTTGATCTGAGCGACCGGGTCCCGGATCACTCGACCTTCTCCAAGAACCGCCCCTTTCGGCAGATTGCTTCGCAATCGCCTGCCGGGCAATGCATGGTCGGTTCCGGGACAGCGAACTGTTGCGGCATCTCTTCGAGACAACCGTCGCGCGGTGTATCGAAGAGGGTCTGGTCAGCGGGCAGCGCATGGCCATCGATGCCAGCCTGATCGAAGCCGATGCCAACAAGCAAAATTCTACGCCTAAGGAAGAATGGGACGTCAGGCAGATCGATCCCGCCGATGCGCCTCGGGCGGTCCGTGAGTATCTCGACACCCTGGACGAGGCTGCCTTCGGCGCGGCCAGCGAGGTTCAGCCAAAGTTTACGTCCCATTCCGACCCTGCCAGTCAATGGACCGCAGCCCGCAAGGGTCCGGCCTTCTTCAGCTATTCCGACAATTACCTGATCGACACGGACCACGGCGTCATCGTGGACGTGGAGGCGACGAGATCAATCCGCCAAGCCGAAGTTGGGTCGACCAAGACCATGCTCGAGCGCGTGAAGGCGAGGTTCGACCTCCACCCTGAGCGCCTGATCGCAGACACCGCCTATCTTGAGATCATCCGGGTTTGGGCGCGAGATCATCGGCGTATCCAGCTCAGATTTTTTGAGACTCAAAATCGCCGCTGGCTCACAATGCTTGCGACTGAGCGCAGATTACCTGAGACGGGCTCACGTCGCTGAGACTGAGCATATCACACCGGGTTGGTGGTCCGAGAACAGCCGTTCACGGTATCGGACCCGAACAGGTAAGACGCCGGACTTTGCTGCCGTTCAGCCCCGTCTACTGCGCACGTTTGAACGCTGCCGTCGCCACACCCATTGCAACCAAGGAGCAGCCGCCCGAACGTGAGAACCAAGCCAAAACCGAAGGGCGGGCAATCCTTGCTCGCAAGTTGTCGGCCAAGAGCGCGTAGGCGAGCGCGTTGATGGCGGCCAGTCCGACAAACGTTACTACGAGAATTGCAAACTGAGGCAGCAGCGGTGTGTCCAAGACAACAAATTGAGGAACGAACGCGATAAAAAACACGATAGATTTCGGATTGAGAGCCGTTACAGCGGCAGCATGGCCGAACACGCTCGACGCGCTGGTTTGCGATACTTTTTCCAAATCGCCCAACGAAGCTGTTGATGCACTTCGGAAAAGTTTGATCCCAAGAAAAACGAGATACGCTGCACCAATCCACTTCAGGGCAGTAAATAGAGTCGCTGACGCAAGGACCAAAGCCCCCAACCCAGCGAGCGACGCGGACATGGCGATGAAGTCACCCAGAGCAACGCCGCCCACGGTCGCAAGGGCGACTCTTTTGCCTTGGCTGATTGCGTAGCTGAGAACGAGTAGGACTGTTGGTCCAGGAATGAGCAAGAGTGCTGTGGAAGCCGCGACGAAAGCCAGCCAAATTTGAAAATCCATGAAATTACCTTTCCAACTTTAAGCTGAGCCAGCCACAGG includes the following:
- a CDS encoding TniB family NTP-binding protein, with the protein product MRKTPSQHFADMSQAPVPERIHYVRTGAFFETSAIRALRDRLDELIREPVDCENKLVFITAPAGMGLTRIIKQFAAQHPPKTSRRRGRHTVPLVNQLIHPSGDFIDYCDALRTNLDIPGYGAMTRRSSYPKTLELLGHLKTRLVILEDFHRAYSFQKHQLISYQNYVHYLISEYDIRVILTGAPRIWRWALEDEQTLGRSVHLQYRAWTPSEDDFIEFLEGFERWCPVREEGALSRDPKLRKAIISRTHGICKSVMQVLTGLAIYAIVSGSERLDFDTWISFRDQGLSI
- a CDS encoding LysE family translocator; amino-acid sequence: MDFQIWLAFVAASTALLLIPGPTVLLVLSYAISQGKRVALATVGGVALGDFIAMSASLAGLGALVLASATLFTALKWIGAAYLVFLGIKLFRSASTASLGDLEKVSQTSASSVFGHAAAVTALNPKSIVFFIAFVPQFVVLDTPLLPQFAILVVTFVGLAAINALAYALLADNLRARIARPSVLAWFSRSGGCSLVAMGVATAAFKRAQ
- a CDS encoding TniQ family protein; its protein translation is MSVTPYAMESLTSFVSRAAAMHSTDPRSYLRRLFPSDSYQDIARFPEDLDALDQGAILAGLNNALDSAKRRLELLTFPGAKPGVHTKWLRRAGGIHLGFDQFSTTPSFAWCPRCLLRDQLDGHDQFMRLSWRLITQTFCLVHRRPLTTHCLACYDCEAETAFVFDGANVVLACSACGSLYSTQLGLPDMSASTTLRLHNNRRVQIAWNGAIQLEMALERSLSERSKTKNKSEFLDFVMAFANVLLKSGRGGRAPIDLFSSVAFPSRPNPHNITSMDRPYRASSIAVTRKTHGFIATILKRRVNLFSIKGVHEKRWGREPSMQELRSELEPDQNDELDQLLLRFPAKWF